From a region of the Xanthomonas rydalmerensis genome:
- a CDS encoding adenine phosphoribosyltransferase — protein sequence MTDAVADSPTWATLIRDVPDFPKPGILFKDITPLLADGPDFASALDALAQPWRGTPLDAVLGIEARGFILGAPLAHELRTGFVPVRKPGKLPAQTLAQDYGLEYGRDRIEIHADALRPGMRVLLVDDVLATGGTLLAALALAQRMGAEVVAATVLVELGELGARARWPADIPLTAPLRY from the coding sequence ATGACCGACGCCGTTGCCGATTCCCCGACCTGGGCCACTTTGATTCGCGATGTGCCGGACTTTCCCAAGCCCGGCATCCTGTTCAAGGACATCACCCCGCTGCTAGCCGACGGGCCTGATTTCGCCTCCGCCCTGGATGCGTTGGCCCAGCCCTGGCGCGGCACTCCGCTGGACGCGGTGCTGGGCATCGAGGCCCGCGGCTTCATCCTCGGCGCGCCGCTGGCGCACGAACTGCGCACCGGTTTCGTGCCGGTGCGCAAGCCCGGCAAGCTGCCGGCACAGACCCTGGCCCAGGACTACGGCCTGGAGTACGGCCGCGACCGCATCGAGATCCATGCCGATGCGCTACGGCCGGGCATGCGCGTGCTGCTGGTCGACGACGTGCTGGCCACCGGCGGCACGCTGCTGGCGGCCCTGGCCCTGGCGCAGCGGATGGGCGCCGAGGTGGTGGCGGCGACGGTGCTGGTGGAACTCGGCGAACTCGGTGCGCGGGCGCGCTGGCCCGCGGACATTCCGCTCACCGCGCCGTTGCGCTACTGA
- a CDS encoding efflux RND transporter permease subunit, with product MLPRFFIHRPIFAWVLAICIMAAGAIAVFTLPIEQYPDIAPPSVNVTATYNGASAQTVEDSVTQVIEQQIKGIDHLLYFSSTSSSSGQARISITFDQAANPDIAQVQVQNAVNQALNRLPQEVQQQGVTVAKSQGDSLMAVAIYDRTDRMDNVDISDYLVSTLQDPISRINGVGEINVFGAQYAMRVWLDPHKLNAYQLMPGDVRSAILAQNTQVTAGELGALPTGAEQELNATVTAQSRLQTPEQFRQIILATRADGSSVRLGDVARVEIGAENYQNNATLNGHPASGFSVTLSAGANAIATSDAIHATIERLKPTFPPGLDVAYPRDSTPFVRISIENVVHTLAEAIVLVVVVMFLFLQNARATLIPAITVPVVLLGTFGILAAAGFTINTLTLFAMVLAIGLLVDDAIVVVENVERIMHEEHLPPREATERSMGEITGALIGITVVLGAVFLPMAFFGGSTGIIYRQFSITIASAMALSALVALTLTPALCATLLKPVEQERKLGRFFQWFNRSVERGQQAYQRRLGSVLQRPRRWMALYALVVLAMVVLYMRMPTGFLPVEDQGQVQIQFTTPEGTPLAKTQALGKRISDYFMTHEKANLTAIFMVVGRNNAGTGQNAGQAFVALRPWGERNRDNTAQAIIDRANAHFRGVGDAKISVLSPPAVRGLGQSSGFELWIRDSDGAGRAALLKAQQQVLKAAGDDPQLTAVRLNGLGDKAQLQVDIDHAQASALGLAQSDINTTLATAWGGSYVNDFIDRGRVKRVYVQGDAPYRALPEDIAQWYVRGSGGQMAPFASFASTHWTRGPQLQQRFNGLPASQIQGGAAAGSSSGEAMQRMQALVAKQEGFDLQWSGLSYQEQLSSNQTLWLYTASILFIFLCLAALYESWSIPVAVLLVIPLGVVGTVLATTLAGFVNDIYFQVGLLTTIGLSAKNAILIVEFAEARQRAGRPLLEATLEGARLRLRPIVMTSLAFVAGVLPLALSTGAGASSRREIGVCVIGGMVTGTVLAVLLVPLFFVLVRRALRRSPADAATAAHSG from the coding sequence ATGCTGCCGCGTTTCTTCATCCACCGCCCGATCTTCGCCTGGGTCCTGGCCATCTGCATCATGGCCGCTGGCGCCATCGCCGTGTTCACCCTGCCGATCGAGCAGTACCCGGACATCGCGCCGCCCTCGGTCAATGTCACCGCCACCTACAACGGCGCCTCGGCGCAGACCGTGGAGGACAGCGTCACCCAGGTGATCGAACAGCAGATCAAGGGCATCGACCACCTGCTGTACTTCTCCTCGACCAGTTCTTCGTCCGGACAGGCACGGATCAGCATCACCTTCGACCAGGCGGCCAATCCCGACATCGCCCAGGTGCAGGTGCAGAACGCGGTCAACCAGGCGCTCAACCGGCTGCCGCAGGAAGTGCAGCAGCAGGGCGTGACCGTGGCCAAGTCGCAGGGCGACAGCCTGATGGCGGTGGCGATCTACGACCGCACCGACCGCATGGACAACGTCGACATCTCCGACTACCTGGTCAGCACCCTGCAGGACCCGATCAGCCGCATCAACGGCGTTGGCGAGATCAACGTGTTCGGCGCGCAGTACGCGATGCGGGTGTGGCTGGACCCGCACAAGCTCAACGCCTACCAACTCATGCCCGGCGACGTGCGCAGCGCGATCCTGGCGCAGAACACCCAGGTGACCGCCGGCGAGCTCGGCGCGCTGCCCACCGGCGCCGAGCAGGAACTCAACGCCACGGTCACCGCGCAGTCGCGGCTGCAAACGCCCGAGCAGTTCCGGCAGATCATCCTGGCCACGCGCGCGGACGGCTCCAGCGTGCGCCTGGGCGATGTGGCGCGGGTGGAGATCGGCGCGGAGAACTACCAGAACAACGCCACGCTCAATGGCCACCCGGCGTCCGGCTTCTCGGTGACGCTGTCCGCCGGCGCCAATGCGATCGCCACCTCCGACGCGATCCACGCCACCATCGAACGGCTCAAGCCGACCTTCCCGCCGGGCCTGGACGTGGCCTATCCGCGCGACAGCACGCCGTTCGTGCGCATCTCCATCGAGAACGTGGTGCACACCCTGGCCGAGGCCATCGTGCTGGTGGTGGTGGTGATGTTCCTGTTCCTGCAGAACGCCCGCGCCACGCTGATCCCGGCGATCACCGTGCCGGTGGTGCTGCTGGGCACCTTCGGCATCCTCGCCGCGGCCGGCTTCACCATCAACACGCTGACCCTGTTCGCGATGGTGCTGGCGATCGGCCTGCTGGTGGACGACGCCATCGTGGTGGTGGAGAACGTCGAGCGGATCATGCACGAGGAACACCTGCCGCCGCGCGAGGCCACCGAGCGCTCGATGGGCGAGATCACCGGCGCGCTGATCGGCATCACCGTGGTGCTGGGCGCGGTGTTCCTGCCGATGGCGTTCTTCGGCGGCTCCACCGGCATCATCTACCGGCAGTTCTCGATCACCATCGCCTCGGCGATGGCGCTGTCGGCGCTGGTCGCGCTGACCCTGACCCCGGCGCTGTGCGCGACCCTGCTCAAGCCGGTGGAGCAGGAGCGCAAGCTCGGCCGCTTCTTCCAATGGTTCAACCGCAGCGTCGAGCGCGGCCAGCAGGCCTACCAGCGCCGCCTCGGCAGCGTGCTGCAGCGGCCGCGGCGCTGGATGGCGCTGTATGCGCTGGTGGTGCTGGCGATGGTCGTGCTGTACATGCGCATGCCCACCGGCTTCCTGCCGGTGGAGGACCAGGGCCAGGTGCAGATCCAGTTCACCACCCCGGAAGGCACGCCGCTGGCCAAGACCCAGGCCCTGGGCAAGCGCATCAGCGACTACTTCATGACCCACGAGAAGGCCAATCTCACCGCGATCTTCATGGTGGTGGGGCGCAACAACGCCGGCACCGGGCAGAACGCCGGCCAGGCCTTCGTGGCGCTCAGACCCTGGGGCGAGCGCAACCGCGACAACACCGCGCAGGCCATCATCGACCGCGCCAACGCGCATTTCCGCGGCGTCGGCGACGCCAAGATCAGTGTGCTGTCGCCGCCGGCGGTGCGCGGCCTGGGCCAATCCAGCGGCTTCGAACTGTGGATCCGCGACAGCGACGGCGCCGGCCGCGCAGCGCTGCTGAAGGCGCAGCAGCAGGTGCTCAAGGCCGCCGGCGACGATCCGCAGCTGACCGCGGTGCGGCTCAACGGCCTGGGCGACAAGGCGCAGCTGCAGGTGGACATCGACCATGCCCAGGCCAGCGCGCTGGGCCTGGCGCAGAGCGACATCAATACGACCCTGGCCACTGCGTGGGGCGGCAGCTACGTCAACGACTTCATCGACCGCGGCCGGGTCAAGCGCGTGTACGTGCAGGGCGACGCGCCGTACCGCGCGCTGCCGGAGGACATCGCGCAGTGGTACGTGCGCGGCAGCGGCGGGCAGATGGCGCCGTTCGCCAGTTTCGCCAGCACCCACTGGACCCGCGGCCCGCAGCTGCAGCAGCGCTTCAATGGCCTGCCGGCGTCGCAGATCCAGGGCGGCGCGGCGGCCGGCAGCAGTTCCGGCGAGGCGATGCAGCGCATGCAGGCGCTGGTGGCCAAGCAGGAGGGCTTCGATCTGCAGTGGAGCGGGCTGTCCTATCAGGAGCAGTTGTCCAGCAACCAGACGCTGTGGCTGTACACCGCCTCGATCCTGTTCATTTTCCTGTGCCTGGCGGCGCTGTACGAGAGCTGGTCGATCCCGGTGGCGGTGTTGCTGGTGATTCCGCTGGGCGTGGTCGGCACGGTGCTGGCGACCACGCTGGCCGGCTTCGTCAACGACATCTATTTCCAGGTCGGCCTGCTGACCACGATCGGCCTGTCGGCGAAGAACGCGATCCTGATCGTCGAATTCGCCGAGGCGCGACAGCGTGCCGGGCGGCCGTTGCTGGAGGCGACGCTGGAAGGCGCGCGGCTGCGCCTGCGGCCGATCGTGATGACCTCGCTGGCGTTCGTGGCCGGCGTGCTGCCGCTGGCGCTGTCCACCGGCGCCGGCGCCTCCAGCCGCCGCGAGATCGGCGTGTGCGTGATCGGCGGCATGGTCACCGGCACCGTGCTGGCGGTGTTGCTGGTGCCGTTGTTCTTCGTGCTGGTGCGGCGCGCGCTGCGGCGCAGCCCGGCGGATGCGGCAACGGCAGCGCACAGCGGGTAG